The Halalkalibacter krulwichiae genome has a segment encoding these proteins:
- a CDS encoding isocitrate/isopropylmalate dehydrogenase family protein yields the protein MRTYQIGVMEGDGIGPEIVGETVKVLKAVQQSVDGLEIEFKYYPVGLSSFQSNGATLPEETVEGLKECDAGLLGPLTTHIYDTGNPNMINPSGALRKGFDLYANIRPTKTYEGVKTKFSDVDLVVVRENTEGMYADRNMHFNTGEFMPDPDTVLSFRVVTRKGSERLARVGFELAQGRKKKVTIVHKMNVLRKGCGLFYDSSLKVGKKYSDTVIDDYHIDAFAMHLIQRPEDFDVVVTTNMFGDILSDQAAGLVGGLGLAPGLNLGDSFLIAQATHGSAPDIAGRNIANPVAEILSAKMMLEWLGYRNGHQSAVHAASLIERAVEEAFKQKMMTTDLGGICQRQNLVIS from the coding sequence ATGAGAACCTATCAAATTGGAGTAATGGAAGGCGATGGAATTGGTCCTGAGATTGTAGGGGAAACGGTTAAAGTCTTAAAGGCAGTCCAGCAAAGTGTGGATGGTCTGGAGATAGAGTTTAAATATTATCCAGTTGGTCTGTCATCTTTTCAATCAAATGGTGCCACATTACCAGAAGAAACGGTAGAAGGGTTAAAAGAGTGTGATGCTGGTTTGTTAGGACCTTTAACGACTCACATTTATGATACAGGAAATCCTAACATGATCAATCCTAGCGGGGCGTTGAGAAAAGGATTTGATCTCTATGCGAATATTAGACCTACGAAAACATATGAGGGTGTTAAAACAAAGTTTAGTGATGTGGATTTAGTTGTTGTAAGAGAAAATACAGAAGGAATGTACGCAGATCGCAACATGCACTTTAACACTGGAGAGTTTATGCCAGATCCTGATACGGTATTATCCTTTCGTGTTGTAACTCGAAAGGGGAGTGAACGCCTTGCTCGAGTTGGATTTGAGTTAGCTCAAGGTCGAAAGAAAAAGGTTACCATTGTTCATAAAATGAATGTTCTTAGAAAGGGTTGCGGTCTCTTTTATGATAGTAGTCTTAAAGTAGGGAAAAAATATAGTGATACCGTAATCGATGATTATCATATCGATGCATTTGCGATGCATCTGATTCAACGTCCAGAAGACTTTGATGTGGTTGTCACAACGAATATGTTTGGAGATATTTTGTCAGATCAGGCGGCAGGTTTAGTAGGTGGTCTTGGATTAGCCCCTGGATTAAATTTAGGAGACTCGTTCTTGATCGCGCAAGCTACTCATGGATCCGCACCTGATATAGCAGGTAGAAACATAGCTAACCCTGTTGCAGAAATTCTCTCAGCAAAAATGATGCTAGAATGGCTTGGCTATAGAAACGGTCATCAAAGTGCTGTTCATGCAGCTAGTTTAATAGAGAGAGCTGTTGAAGAAGCGTTTAAACAAAAGATGATGACAACAGATCTTGGGGGGATTTGTCAACGACAGAATTTGGTGATAAGCTAG